Proteins encoded in a region of the Candidatus Moanabacter tarae genome:
- the sodA1 gene encoding Superoxide dismutase [Mn] 1 → MAYQLPSLDYANNALEPHIDARTMEIHHTKHHNTYITNLNNALSGANHDAPDCINALISSLDSVPESIRTAVRNNGGGHSNHSFFWKILSPNGGSPSGSLAAAIDSELGGLASLKETFANAGATRFGSGWAWLIVNANGNLEVTSTPNQDSPLMDGSGTPVIGLDVWEHAYYLNYQNRRPDYIAAFWNVVNWEQAEANYIGAKG, encoded by the coding sequence ATGGCATATCAATTACCAAGCCTTGACTACGCGAATAACGCCTTGGAACCACACATCGATGCGCGCACGATGGAAATTCACCATACCAAGCACCATAACACTTATATCACTAATCTAAACAATGCACTTTCCGGAGCAAATCATGATGCTCCCGATTGCATAAACGCTCTTATCTCCAGTCTTGATTCGGTACCGGAAAGTATCCGTACGGCTGTACGCAATAATGGCGGTGGACATTCCAACCACTCCTTTTTTTGGAAAATTCTGTCGCCTAACGGAGGATCTCCGTCGGGTTCTTTGGCAGCTGCCATCGATTCTGAACTAGGGGGTCTAGCATCTTTGAAGGAAACATTCGCAAATGCAGGAGCTACGCGGTTTGGGAGCGGCTGGGCTTGGCTGATTGTAAATGCCAACGGCAACCTCGAAGTAACTTCGACACCAAACCAGGACAGTCCTTTAATGGACGGATCTGGGACCCCAGTTATAGGTTTGGACGTTTGGGAACACGCCTACTATCTCAACTATCAAAACCGTCGTCCTGATTACATCGCAGCGTTTTGGAACGTCGTTAATTGGGAGCAAGCGGAAGCTAACTATATAGGGGCAAAAGGTTAA
- the tadA gene encoding tRNA-specific adenosine deaminase yields MTKNYNKGLHNPTCPFGKFFPSELNRDDLYYMQLAYNEAIDAWNENNVPIGAVVALNGIVIASDHNQVDSMRDPTAHAEILAINKASQYFGDWRLIDSTLYVTKEPCPMCAGAAIMSRIRRVVFAISDPKMGCLGGATNLNSLPNSNHRVKISSGVLEKHCRVLIQSFFKKVRIRE; encoded by the coding sequence ATGACCAAGAATTATAATAAAGGGTTGCATAATCCAACCTGTCCTTTTGGAAAATTCTTTCCTTCTGAGCTTAACAGGGATGATCTCTACTATATGCAGTTGGCCTACAACGAGGCGATCGACGCCTGGAATGAAAATAATGTACCGATTGGTGCCGTTGTTGCACTAAACGGAATAGTCATCGCCTCTGATCATAATCAGGTCGATTCAATGAGAGACCCAACGGCTCATGCCGAAATTCTTGCGATTAATAAGGCAAGTCAATATTTCGGAGATTGGCGTCTTATTGATTCCACCCTTTACGTCACAAAAGAACCTTGTCCGATGTGTGCTGGCGCCGCTATTATGTCACGTATTCGGCGGGTTGTCTTTGCCATTTCCGACCCCAAAATGGGCTGTCTTGGTGGAGCTACCAATCTGAACAGTCTTCCTAATTCTAATCACCGTGTCAAAATCTCATCCGGTGTACTTGAAAAACACTGCCGTGTACTCATTCAGTCCTTTTTCAAGAAGGTGCGGATCAGGGAATAA
- the infA gene encoding Translation initiation factor IF-1, with amino-acid sequence MAGEGSVELEGKIVSVLPGTMFRVELQNGHQVLAHISGKLRKNFIRITVGDVVKMEMSPYDLDKARITYRLRNAQAARNAPIRSYGPRKRR; translated from the coding sequence ATGGCGGGTGAGGGTTCAGTAGAGCTCGAAGGGAAAATCGTTTCTGTCCTGCCTGGAACGATGTTTCGTGTTGAACTTCAGAATGGGCATCAAGTTCTTGCCCATATTTCAGGAAAACTCCGAAAGAATTTTATCAGGATCACCGTGGGTGACGTCGTTAAGATGGAAATGAGCCCATACGACCTAGATAAGGCTAGGATAACTTACCGACTGAGAAACGCTCAGGCGGCACGGAACGCCCCTATTCGCAGCTACGGACCGCGGAAGCGGAGATAG
- the hmuU gene encoding Hemin transport system permease protein HmuU, with protein MLLVQQDHKRLFFVGMGLLLILVVLVSFIYGQISINLLQIFALFSSKLGWELHGVNYSPHGESVLWSVLWSIRLPRIILGIMVGAGLAVAGVGMQGLFRNPLAEPSLIGISAGAAMGAVSIIVLRDSVLGWMFVSFGSFSLPLFSFGGGLGVTYLVYQISKTDGRSVVLTMLLSGIAVNALAAAFIGFIIFFSDNQELREFTFWSLGSLSNATWNSLIAVVPLVVIPLLFFPSLALSLNAFLLGESEASHLGINTQRTKTMVIFLCSSMVGAIVSVCGIIGFVGLVIPHLTRLILGPDNRLLIPGSALIGALLIISTDFFCRWVLAPDEFPIGIVTAIFGAPFFLLMIALSKSRGWR; from the coding sequence ATGCTTCTGGTTCAACAAGACCACAAGCGTCTCTTTTTTGTGGGGATGGGGCTGCTCCTGATTCTTGTAGTCTTAGTATCCTTTATCTATGGGCAGATTAGCATAAATTTACTACAGATTTTTGCTCTTTTCTCTTCGAAGCTTGGATGGGAACTGCATGGGGTGAACTACTCACCCCACGGGGAGTCGGTTTTATGGTCTGTTCTTTGGTCTATTCGGTTGCCTCGAATAATCCTCGGAATCATGGTTGGAGCAGGTCTTGCAGTAGCCGGGGTTGGCATGCAGGGACTGTTTCGAAATCCTCTGGCGGAGCCTTCTCTGATCGGCATTTCGGCAGGTGCAGCAATGGGAGCGGTCAGCATTATTGTACTTCGCGATTCGGTTTTAGGATGGATGTTCGTTAGTTTTGGATCTTTCTCATTGCCGCTCTTTTCATTTGGGGGAGGGCTTGGAGTTACCTATCTCGTCTACCAGATCTCCAAAACGGACGGCAGGAGCGTCGTCCTGACCATGCTTCTATCGGGTATAGCAGTAAACGCACTTGCTGCTGCTTTCATTGGATTTATTATCTTTTTTTCTGACAATCAGGAGCTTAGAGAGTTCACTTTTTGGTCGCTCGGCAGCCTAAGTAATGCTACCTGGAATAGCCTTATTGCTGTGGTTCCCTTGGTTGTTATCCCTCTCCTTTTTTTTCCGTCTCTCGCTCTGTCTCTCAACGCTTTTCTCCTAGGAGAGTCGGAAGCGAGTCACTTAGGGATCAATACTCAGAGAACTAAAACCATGGTCATTTTTTTGTGTTCATCCATGGTCGGAGCTATTGTTTCAGTTTGCGGAATCATCGGATTTGTCGGTCTTGTCATTCCTCATCTTACCAGGCTCATCCTTGGACCCGACAACCGTCTCTTAATTCCAGGGAGTGCTCTCATCGGAGCCCTCTTGATAATATCGACTGACTTCTTTTGCAGGTGGGTTCTCGCACCCGATGAATTTCCCATTGGCATTGTTACTGCCATCTTTGGTGCTCCTTTTTTTCTCCTTATGATTGCTCTTTCAAAGTCGCGGGGATGGCGTTGA
- a CDS encoding Epimerase family protein, with amino-acid sequence MRILVSGARGFIGGELVRFFERRGDVVYRLTRSPSRSQDIYWNTEQGILDLSKLDRLDVVVHLAGENIGSGYWTFRRKRRILESRERGTKLLCEKIVQMEQPPEVLISASGISCYSGLGGHVHTEADSYGCGFLANVCMRWEAATNLACKAGIRVVTLRLGLVLGSSGGVLRKMLPAFRMGLGGPIGNGKQAVSWISLEDVLGIVDHCISDMRVQGPVNTIAPDQINNWFFSKTLSKVLNRPCFFKIPATLIRCLLGEMGRETLLSDISASPNVLIEKGYKFRHPTLMDALSHILQKPRGDN; translated from the coding sequence GTGAGAATCCTGGTATCGGGTGCGAGGGGGTTTATAGGTGGAGAGTTGGTGCGATTCTTTGAAAGACGCGGTGACGTGGTCTATCGGCTGACTCGTTCGCCATCTCGATCCCAAGATATCTACTGGAATACCGAGCAGGGAATTTTAGACCTCTCCAAGTTGGATCGCCTGGATGTCGTGGTCCACCTGGCTGGGGAAAATATCGGGTCTGGATATTGGACTTTCAGGAGGAAACGGAGGATCCTTGAGAGTCGAGAAAGAGGAACCAAACTGCTCTGTGAAAAGATTGTTCAGATGGAACAGCCTCCTGAAGTTTTGATATCCGCATCGGGAATCAGCTGCTATTCGGGTTTAGGTGGTCATGTCCACACAGAAGCGGATTCTTATGGATGCGGATTCCTGGCTAATGTCTGCATGAGGTGGGAGGCTGCCACAAATTTGGCATGTAAGGCAGGTATTCGTGTGGTTACCCTGAGACTCGGTCTCGTCCTGGGAAGTAGCGGAGGGGTATTAAGAAAGATGCTGCCGGCCTTTAGAATGGGTTTAGGTGGTCCGATTGGCAATGGGAAGCAGGCGGTTTCTTGGATCTCTCTAGAGGATGTTTTAGGAATAGTCGATCATTGCATCTCGGACATGAGGGTCCAAGGTCCCGTAAATACTATTGCCCCAGACCAAATTAATAATTGGTTTTTCAGTAAGACTTTATCAAAAGTGTTGAATCGCCCGTGTTTTTTTAAAATTCCGGCTACATTGATTCGATGTCTGTTAGGGGAAATGGGTCGCGAGACCCTTCTTTCCGATATTTCTGCTAGCCCTAATGTGCTGATTGAAAAAGGTTATAAATTTCGTCATCCGACACTTATGGATGCGTTGTCGCACATCCTTCAGAAACCCAGGGGAGATAATTAA
- the dtd gene encoding D-aminoacyl-tRNA deacylase, giving the protein MRAVIQRVHKASVSIAGEKGGSIGPGLLVFVGIHHLDTMEDVKWLSTKISSIRIFPDNHGLMNRSVFDCDGEVLVISQFTLFGNLRKGTRPSFNRAAGPELAVLLYESFLTKLEGNLRRPIHSGKFGAVMEIEALNDGPVTLFIDTKNKKF; this is encoded by the coding sequence GTGAGAGCGGTCATCCAGAGGGTACACAAAGCATCGGTAAGCATAGCTGGTGAGAAAGGCGGGAGCATTGGCCCTGGACTGCTGGTTTTTGTAGGGATTCATCATTTGGATACGATGGAGGATGTTAAATGGCTCAGCACTAAGATTTCTTCGATAAGAATATTTCCGGATAATCATGGGCTGATGAATCGTTCAGTATTTGACTGCGATGGAGAAGTGCTTGTGATCAGTCAGTTTACACTCTTCGGGAATCTTCGGAAAGGAACTCGTCCCTCATTCAATCGGGCAGCTGGTCCGGAATTAGCTGTTCTCCTTTATGAGTCATTTCTCACGAAATTAGAGGGAAATTTGCGGAGGCCAATCCATTCGGGTAAATTCGGTGCTGTGATGGAAATCGAAGCTTTGAACGATGGTCCCGTTACGTTGTTCATAGATACGAAGAATAAAAAATTCTAG
- the ggt gene encoding Glutathione hydrolase proenzyme — translation MEVTKIQSIGWNAKGKEGAVAAGAAEAVAAGIEILEGGGNAADAAAGVILALNVTDHGLCSIGGEVPVLIFDVKKREVKSLSGQGSAPLSRDAIDWYMKNGIPYGDIKMAPVPSVVDLCVTLLQRYGTRSFEDIVSPTLALLDSGSEVWHPNLAVTLRRMVEEENLARGSREERLQAATDRFYGRNPERNDIAEDLEAFYTEQGGFLSREDLAAHRTLIEEPVSINYKGFTVYKCGSWTQGPYLCQALRLLEGFDLKQMGYLSADYVHVVIEAIKLAMADRDEYYGDPNFVDVPIRELLSDDYTKIRRTLIDMKEASHEARPGDPYRIKALKGPGQFRPGEGGTTTCVVADRWGNVVSATPSANVYHDGGTGRAGISYGNRLRSLNTTTGHPNCIAPGKRPRITLTPTLVLKDESPVLAISVAGGDLQDQATLNLLLDFIEFGMEPAEAVREPRFATDHHEDSFDPNPDRGRTFIRSGSLAVSERVAKEVRNDLALRGHEIEARIGPIATPVMLYSNSSDGFYSVAGDPEAGRHAAAI, via the coding sequence ATGGAAGTAACAAAAATTCAGTCGATTGGATGGAATGCCAAGGGGAAAGAAGGAGCAGTTGCTGCAGGTGCTGCTGAAGCAGTTGCGGCTGGTATAGAGATCCTGGAAGGAGGAGGGAATGCGGCGGATGCTGCAGCGGGTGTTATCCTAGCCCTTAATGTAACGGATCATGGCCTATGTTCTATTGGCGGAGAAGTTCCAGTCTTGATCTTTGATGTAAAAAAGAGGGAGGTAAAATCCCTCTCGGGCCAGGGGAGCGCGCCTCTCTCTCGGGATGCTATCGATTGGTACATGAAGAACGGGATTCCTTATGGGGATATTAAGATGGCTCCAGTTCCTTCGGTCGTTGATCTTTGTGTGACCCTTCTGCAGCGCTATGGAACCAGGTCGTTCGAGGACATAGTCTCGCCAACATTAGCCTTACTCGACTCAGGTAGTGAGGTTTGGCATCCAAATCTTGCGGTTACCCTTCGGCGAATGGTGGAAGAAGAAAATCTAGCTCGGGGTTCAAGAGAAGAACGTCTGCAGGCGGCGACAGATAGATTTTACGGTCGAAATCCTGAGCGCAACGATATTGCAGAAGATCTCGAAGCATTTTACACTGAGCAAGGTGGCTTTCTCTCACGGGAAGATCTTGCGGCTCACAGGACGTTGATTGAAGAGCCTGTTTCGATCAATTACAAAGGCTTTACTGTCTACAAGTGTGGCTCTTGGACTCAGGGCCCGTACTTGTGCCAGGCTCTTCGCCTGTTGGAAGGATTCGATTTGAAACAGATGGGATATCTTTCGGCAGACTATGTTCACGTAGTAATTGAGGCTATCAAATTAGCGATGGCCGACCGTGATGAGTACTACGGGGACCCAAATTTTGTTGATGTTCCGATTAGAGAGTTGCTTTCGGATGACTATACTAAAATCCGCCGAACCCTAATTGATATGAAAGAAGCCTCCCACGAGGCTAGACCAGGAGATCCTTACCGGATAAAAGCATTAAAGGGCCCAGGTCAATTCCGTCCGGGAGAGGGGGGAACCACGACCTGCGTTGTTGCTGACCGCTGGGGAAACGTGGTTTCCGCAACGCCGAGCGCCAATGTTTACCATGATGGGGGAACTGGCCGGGCTGGGATCAGCTACGGTAATCGCTTGCGAAGCCTAAATACCACAACTGGGCATCCTAACTGTATTGCTCCTGGGAAACGTCCGCGTATTACCCTAACTCCAACTTTGGTGCTCAAGGATGAGTCTCCTGTCCTAGCGATCAGTGTGGCGGGCGGGGATTTACAAGATCAGGCAACTCTAAATTTGCTTCTTGATTTTATAGAGTTCGGTATGGAACCCGCAGAGGCTGTGCGAGAGCCTCGTTTTGCCACCGACCATCATGAAGATTCCTTCGATCCTAATCCGGATCGAGGCCGAACTTTCATCAGGTCCGGTTCCCTAGCTGTTAGCGAGCGTGTGGCAAAGGAGGTTCGAAATGATCTAGCGCTTCGCGGTCATGAGATTGAAGCGCGGATAGGACCTATTGCAACGCCTGTCATGCTTTACTCCAATTCCTCAGACGGATTTTACTCTGTTGCTGGCGATCCAGAAGCAGGCCGTCACGCTGCGGCTATTTAG
- the pucG gene encoding (S)-ureidoglycine--glyoxylate transaminase, whose product MTSKDETVIEKRLLLGPGPSNPSPNVLQALTRPMLGHLDPRFLEIFDVCKDRLRQVFRTENELTFPVSGTGTSGMEMLMNNFLEAGDEALIAVGGFFGGRMADFAERIGAKTTRYNYEWGTSINKDEFLGLIEKTKPKFVGIVHAETSTGVIQHMDEIPATVHKNGGILCLDCVTSLGTCELEIDGWDIDIAFSCSQKGLACPPGLSPITVSKRAMDRLKKRRTTIPSFYFNLKEILAYIDDSQKRAYHHTAPISMIYGLHEGLREILEEGLEARWQRHRDNAHYLIKNATGIDLTPFVKEEDRLYAVTTFMIPNGVDDQSVRSQLLNKYGIEIGGGFGKLAEKIWRIGLMGSNSKKEHVDRLFEALGAII is encoded by the coding sequence ATGACTTCAAAAGACGAAACTGTGATCGAGAAACGGCTCCTTCTTGGACCAGGGCCGAGTAATCCTTCGCCCAATGTTCTCCAAGCATTGACAAGGCCTATGCTGGGACATCTGGATCCAAGATTTCTAGAAATCTTTGATGTCTGCAAGGACAGATTACGCCAAGTTTTTCGCACCGAAAACGAACTTACTTTTCCAGTCTCTGGCACCGGAACTTCGGGCATGGAAATGCTAATGAATAATTTTCTCGAGGCAGGAGACGAAGCCCTCATTGCTGTAGGCGGCTTTTTTGGAGGGAGGATGGCAGATTTCGCAGAACGAATCGGAGCAAAAACAACACGCTACAATTACGAATGGGGTACTTCTATCAATAAAGATGAGTTTCTTGGCTTAATCGAGAAAACGAAGCCAAAGTTCGTTGGAATAGTCCACGCTGAGACATCGACTGGAGTTATCCAGCATATGGATGAAATCCCGGCAACTGTACATAAGAATGGAGGAATTCTATGTCTCGATTGTGTCACCTCTCTTGGTACTTGTGAGTTAGAGATTGACGGCTGGGATATCGACATTGCTTTTTCCTGCAGTCAAAAGGGTCTCGCATGCCCTCCTGGGCTCTCTCCAATCACTGTTTCTAAGAGAGCGATGGATCGATTGAAAAAACGACGGACTACGATTCCAAGTTTCTACTTCAATCTAAAGGAAATTCTGGCCTATATTGACGATTCTCAGAAGCGAGCGTATCACCACACTGCTCCTATTAGCATGATATATGGACTCCACGAGGGGCTGAGGGAAATCCTGGAAGAAGGCCTCGAGGCTCGGTGGCAACGCCACCGAGATAACGCCCACTACCTTATTAAGAATGCCACAGGAATCGATTTAACCCCTTTTGTTAAAGAAGAGGACCGACTATATGCCGTGACCACATTCATGATTCCCAATGGAGTTGACGATCAATCTGTTCGATCTCAATTACTCAATAAATACGGCATTGAAATCGGAGGTGGATTCGGGAAGCTCGCTGAAAAAATTTGGAGAATTGGCCTGATGGGTTCCAATTCAAAAAAGGAACACGTCGATAGATTATTCGAGGCTTTGGGAGCAATTATTTAG
- the hmuV gene encoding Hemin import ATP-binding protein HmuV translates to MITAKNVSVCIGRKDILKDVSLTIIPGQITVVVGPNGAGKTTLLKILSGELRESRGEIQFEDRPIGKWSPKDLACQRAVLPQVSSLSFPFTVMDVVLMGRIPYNLGIKGSKDLEIARRALEIVDLTEFEMRNYTTLSGGEQQRVHFARVLSQLWEVDEGKNKYLFLDEPTTSLDLLHQHSILRIAKQWADRGMGVFIILHDLNLAMSYADIVVLLNKGELVAFGPTNEILVPENLESIFRVKTRVIGLEDREHPLIVIDP, encoded by the coding sequence ATGATTACGGCCAAGAACGTTTCTGTTTGCATAGGCAGGAAGGATATTTTGAAAGATGTTTCACTGACGATTATCCCAGGTCAGATTACTGTAGTTGTTGGTCCAAACGGGGCAGGGAAAACAACGTTACTCAAAATCCTTTCCGGTGAACTGAGAGAGAGTAGAGGCGAGATACAATTCGAGGATCGGCCTATAGGGAAATGGTCCCCTAAGGATTTGGCCTGTCAAAGGGCTGTACTCCCTCAGGTTTCCAGTCTGTCATTTCCCTTTACCGTGATGGATGTCGTATTGATGGGGAGGATACCCTACAATTTGGGAATTAAAGGTAGCAAGGACCTTGAGATCGCACGCCGCGCACTTGAGATAGTAGATCTAACAGAGTTCGAGATGAGAAACTACACCACCCTTTCCGGCGGGGAGCAACAACGAGTTCATTTTGCACGGGTGCTGAGCCAGCTGTGGGAAGTGGACGAAGGTAAGAATAAATACTTGTTCCTTGATGAACCTACCACCAGTCTTGATCTCTTACATCAGCACTCCATTTTGCGGATCGCAAAGCAATGGGCGGATCGAGGAATGGGGGTTTTTATTATCCTACACGACCTTAATTTGGCGATGAGTTATGCTGATATAGTTGTCTTGTTAAACAAAGGGGAACTAGTAGCCTTTGGCCCAACGAATGAGATATTGGTACCCGAAAACTTGGAATCGATATTCAGGGTCAAAACTAGGGTCATAGGATTAGAGGATCGGGAGCATCCTTTGATCGTAATTGACCCCTAA
- the pksC gene encoding Polyketide biosynthesis malonyl CoA-acyl carrier protein transacylase PksC encodes MTEICVFPGQGSQEVGMGGDLFERFPDEVALADRILGYSISSLCLDDPKKQLHLTEYTQPALYVVNALSYKALIQQLGKPPVLVAGHSLGEYNALHVAGAFDFEEGLKIVLRRSLLMSQVSTGGMAAVIGLTPESVIRIINKIDFESLDIASYNAPNQIVLSGPLDILNLVREAIIKENARFFPLKVGGPFHSRYMNAAACGFSDYLTEINFLPLKIRTVSNYTGRPFQNDSIKASLENQINHTVRWVETVEYLLDQPDPKITEVGPGNVLTGLIKKIKAARNP; translated from the coding sequence GTGACTGAAATTTGTGTTTTCCCTGGCCAAGGTTCTCAAGAAGTCGGAATGGGAGGGGACTTGTTTGAACGATTTCCCGATGAAGTGGCTTTGGCAGATCGGATTCTAGGCTATTCCATATCAAGCCTCTGTCTCGATGATCCGAAAAAGCAACTCCACCTAACCGAATATACGCAGCCAGCTCTATATGTTGTTAATGCGCTCTCCTACAAAGCTTTAATTCAGCAACTGGGGAAACCACCTGTACTCGTTGCTGGACATAGCTTAGGGGAATACAATGCGTTACATGTAGCCGGAGCTTTTGACTTCGAAGAAGGGTTGAAGATTGTCCTTCGCAGAAGTCTACTGATGAGTCAGGTCTCTACCGGAGGCATGGCAGCAGTCATAGGTCTAACCCCAGAATCTGTGATTCGTATAATAAATAAAATAGATTTTGAAAGTTTAGATATTGCTAGTTACAATGCTCCAAATCAAATTGTCCTATCCGGCCCATTGGATATCCTCAACCTTGTTCGAGAAGCCATAATTAAAGAAAATGCTCGTTTTTTTCCCCTTAAAGTTGGAGGCCCATTCCACTCTCGATACATGAATGCGGCAGCATGCGGCTTCTCGGATTATCTCACTGAAATCAATTTTCTTCCTCTAAAAATTAGAACCGTATCGAACTATACAGGCCGCCCGTTCCAAAATGACTCAATTAAGGCAAGTCTTGAAAATCAGATTAATCACACAGTTCGCTGGGTAGAAACTGTTGAATACCTTCTCGATCAACCTGATCCAAAGATCACAGAGGTCGGACCTGGGAATGTCCTTACCGGGCTTATAAAGAAAATAAAGGCAGCTCGAAATCCTTAG
- the iolS_2 gene encoding Aldo-keto reductase IolS, with the protein MEYTSLGRTELKVSVAGLGCGGFSRIGKGTGKSDADSISIIRKALDLGVTFIDTAAVYGTESLVGRAIKGYERDELVLSTKALVNKENGLQSPEQLTLSLEHSLQSLGVDYVEVFHLHGVRPKEYDYVCETVLPFLIRQQEKGKFKFLGITESPPEDSGHRTLARAVKTEFFPVIMVAFHMLHQSARKLIFPITREKNIGVLCMFAVRLLFSESGRLKRVVRTLVEKGQLPMEFNQDAEPLDFLIHEAGALSIIDAAYRYCRHSNGPDVVLFGTGNLDHLKANIDSLLRPALPESDVAKLETLFGALTNIGLDAPGKGQR; encoded by the coding sequence ATGGAGTACACAAGTTTAGGAAGAACAGAACTTAAGGTTAGTGTAGCGGGACTTGGCTGCGGTGGGTTCAGTAGGATCGGAAAGGGTACTGGGAAGAGCGATGCCGATTCCATTTCGATTATCCGAAAAGCACTTGATTTGGGAGTTACTTTTATTGATACGGCAGCCGTATACGGCACCGAATCATTAGTTGGCAGAGCGATCAAAGGATACGAACGGGATGAACTGGTCCTTTCAACGAAAGCGTTAGTAAACAAAGAGAATGGACTTCAGTCTCCAGAACAGTTGACGCTAAGCCTCGAACATTCACTTCAATCACTAGGAGTCGACTACGTCGAAGTATTTCATCTACACGGGGTACGTCCGAAAGAATACGATTACGTATGCGAAACTGTCTTACCATTTCTAATAAGACAGCAAGAAAAGGGAAAGTTCAAATTCCTCGGTATTACAGAATCTCCTCCCGAAGATTCTGGGCACAGAACATTAGCACGCGCTGTAAAAACAGAATTTTTTCCAGTAATCATGGTGGCTTTCCACATGCTGCACCAATCAGCCCGAAAACTGATATTCCCTATAACACGAGAAAAAAACATTGGCGTGCTTTGTATGTTTGCGGTCAGACTACTGTTTAGTGAATCGGGACGCCTTAAGCGCGTAGTTAGAACTCTGGTAGAAAAAGGGCAACTCCCTATGGAATTTAATCAAGACGCTGAACCTCTTGATTTCCTCATTCACGAAGCTGGGGCGCTATCTATAATCGACGCTGCCTATCGCTACTGCCGTCACTCAAACGGTCCCGATGTGGTCTTGTTCGGTACAGGAAATCTGGATCATTTAAAAGCAAACATCGACTCGCTTCTCCGTCCCGCCCTTCCCGAATCAGATGTAGCCAAATTGGAAACCTTGTTCGGAGCTCTGACCAATATAGGACTAGATGCACCGGGGAAAGGTCAGCGTTAG
- the ectD_2 gene encoding Ectoine dioxygenase, whose product MLNQNPKRFSIDGYCLFKGVFNDEEVKSNQILLNEASVAGLGCGEFSRIGKLDRPNYLGEPHVRDDRWLQICRHQRLLDAVESVLGPNLILVFSSVFIKPPKSVDTVPWHQDNNYWPSVHGTKVVTVWLAIDDANKKNSAMRVIPGSHVGFEEQVTVPSLGNDMLNKKIVVSPDIEACAVTLEMAAGSLSIHDSFLHHSSDKNRTGRRRAGYTIRYCSTDTSWVDLDEHPIPVYLVRGKAGKHGERYIDLRPKNE is encoded by the coding sequence ATGTTAAATCAAAATCCAAAGCGATTTTCAATAGATGGATACTGTTTATTCAAGGGAGTGTTCAATGATGAGGAGGTGAAGTCGAATCAGATTCTTTTGAACGAAGCCAGCGTAGCCGGACTTGGCTGCGGCGAGTTTAGCAGGATCGGTAAACTAGATAGGCCTAACTATTTGGGTGAACCGCATGTACGTGATGATCGTTGGCTGCAGATTTGTCGACACCAACGACTACTTGATGCAGTAGAATCCGTATTGGGTCCGAATCTGATTCTAGTTTTCTCTAGTGTATTCATCAAACCACCGAAGAGTGTAGATACAGTACCCTGGCATCAGGATAATAATTATTGGCCGAGTGTGCACGGTACTAAGGTTGTTACGGTATGGCTGGCCATAGATGATGCCAATAAGAAGAATTCGGCTATGAGGGTAATTCCAGGCTCACATGTTGGTTTTGAGGAACAAGTTACTGTTCCTTCATTAGGGAATGACATGTTGAATAAAAAGATAGTGGTTTCCCCCGATATTGAAGCGTGCGCCGTAACTTTAGAGATGGCTGCAGGAAGTTTGTCCATTCACGATTCCTTCTTACACCATAGCAGTGACAAAAACCGAACAGGACGACGGCGAGCTGGATATACAATTCGCTACTGTAGTACAGATACTTCTTGGGTGGACCTGGATGAACATCCCATACCTGTATACCTCGTACGCGGGAAAGCTGGGAAACACGGAGAGCGGTATATTGACTTACGCCCGAAAAACGAATAG